One segment of Variovorax sp. PAMC28562 DNA contains the following:
- the tolB gene encoding Tol-Pal system beta propeller repeat protein TolB yields MIAALAASPALSALAQFRVEVSGVGLTQLPIALVPFKGQDASPQKISAIVQADLERSGQFRGVDASGQALDETSRPDLTLWRQRTADSLVAGGVTKLADGRYDIKFRLWDVVRGADLGGQSYTVPQGDLRLASHRIADYVYEKLTGEKGIFSTRIAYVTKGGSRYTLWVADADGENSQAALASPEPIISPCWSSNGQQLAYVSFESRKPVVYVHNVASGQRRLLANFRGSNSAPAWAPDGNSLAVTLSRDGGSQLYTIAASGGEPRRLTQSNSIDTEPVYSADGSTIYFVSDRGGAPQIYKMGASGGNPTRVTFSGTYNISPSISADGRWLAYISRVGGAFKLHVMELSTSTVNAITDTAADESPSFAPNSKLIVYATQLQGREALMTTTLDGKIKARLAGQAGDIREPDWGPFQKQ; encoded by the coding sequence TTGATTGCGGCCCTCGCTGCATCTCCCGCGCTTTCCGCTCTTGCCCAGTTCCGGGTGGAGGTGTCGGGCGTCGGCCTGACGCAGCTGCCCATTGCGCTCGTCCCTTTCAAAGGACAAGACGCCTCCCCGCAAAAAATCTCCGCCATCGTTCAGGCCGATCTCGAGCGCAGCGGCCAGTTCCGCGGCGTCGATGCGTCGGGCCAGGCGCTCGACGAAACATCGCGTCCTGACCTCACTCTGTGGCGCCAACGTACGGCCGATTCGCTCGTGGCCGGTGGCGTGACCAAGCTTGCCGATGGCCGCTACGACATCAAATTCCGTCTTTGGGACGTGGTACGCGGCGCGGACCTCGGCGGCCAGAGCTATACCGTGCCACAGGGCGACTTGCGCCTCGCATCGCACCGTATCGCCGACTATGTCTACGAAAAGCTGACCGGCGAAAAAGGCATTTTCTCGACGCGCATCGCCTACGTGACCAAGGGCGGCAGCCGCTACACCTTGTGGGTGGCAGACGCCGACGGCGAGAACTCCCAGGCAGCGCTCGCAAGCCCCGAGCCCATCATTTCGCCGTGTTGGTCGTCCAATGGACAACAGCTCGCCTACGTTTCGTTCGAGTCGCGCAAGCCGGTGGTCTACGTGCACAACGTGGCGAGCGGGCAGCGGCGACTGCTGGCCAACTTCCGCGGCTCGAACAGCGCCCCGGCATGGGCGCCCGATGGCAATTCGCTGGCGGTGACGCTGAGCCGTGACGGCGGCTCGCAGCTCTACACAATTGCTGCGAGCGGTGGCGAGCCGCGCCGGCTGACGCAGAGCAACAGCATCGATACCGAGCCCGTGTATTCGGCCGACGGCAGTACCATTTACTTCGTCAGCGACCGCGGCGGCGCACCGCAGATCTACAAGATGGGTGCCAGCGGCGGAAACCCGACACGGGTCACTTTCAGCGGCACCTACAACATTTCTCCGTCCATCAGCGCCGATGGCCGGTGGTTGGCCTACATCTCCAGGGTGGGTGGTGCGTTCAAACTCCACGTGATGGAGCTGTCGACCAGCACGGTCAACGCGATTACCGACACCGCAGCCGACGAGAGCCCGAGTTTTGCTCCGAACAGCAAGCTGATCGTCTACGCAACGCAGCTTCAGGGCCGCGAGGCACTGATGACCACCACGCTGGACGGAAAAATTAAGGCACGCCTTGCGGGGCAAGCGGGCGACATCAGAGAACCGGACTGGGGTCCGTTTCAAAAGCAATGA
- a CDS encoding tRNA threonylcarbamoyladenosine dehydratase, which translates to MVPKASVEDKPDLVRRFGGLDRLYGVTGAARLRNAHVVVTGIGGVGSWAVEALARSGVGRLTLIDLDHISESNINRQIHALTGTLGQAKVEAMRDRIASINPECKVYTVDDFVEPDNWLALFDAAQTAQGPVTALIDACDQVRAKVAMAAWARRRDSREFNEAGARFVTVGAAGGKRMAHRVDIEDLSLVTHDPLLAQLRQRLRKEHGAPREGKKMGVTCVFSRESVAPPDASCAIDQGADSDGTLNCHGYGSVVTVTATFGQCAAGWVLDEIASGGKL; encoded by the coding sequence ATCGTGCCCAAGGCCTCGGTTGAGGACAAGCCTGATCTGGTACGTCGATTCGGCGGGCTCGACCGACTTTATGGCGTCACTGGCGCCGCGCGACTTCGCAATGCGCATGTCGTCGTCACCGGCATTGGTGGCGTCGGTTCGTGGGCTGTCGAGGCGCTGGCGCGCAGCGGCGTCGGACGGCTGACACTCATCGATCTCGATCACATCTCCGAGTCGAACATCAATCGGCAGATTCATGCGCTGACCGGCACGCTGGGACAGGCCAAGGTCGAAGCGATGCGGGACCGCATTGCCAGCATCAATCCCGAATGCAAGGTGTACACGGTCGATGACTTCGTCGAGCCCGACAACTGGCTTGCGCTTTTCGATGCAGCACAGACGGCACAGGGACCGGTGACGGCACTGATCGATGCTTGCGATCAGGTCCGCGCCAAGGTGGCGATGGCGGCGTGGGCACGGCGTCGTGACAGCAGAGAGTTCAACGAGGCCGGCGCACGCTTCGTCACGGTCGGCGCTGCAGGCGGCAAGCGCATGGCACACCGGGTCGACATCGAAGATTTGTCACTCGTCACGCACGACCCGTTGCTGGCTCAGTTGCGCCAGCGACTTCGCAAAGAGCATGGCGCGCCTCGCGAAGGCAAGAAAATGGGCGTGACCTGCGTGTTCAGCCGCGAGAGCGTGGCGCCACCCGACGCCTCCTGCGCGATAGACCAAGGTGCCGACAGCGACGGCACTCTCAACTGTCATGGATACGGTTCCGTCGTGACCGTCACTGCAACTTTCGGTCAATGTGCTGCTGGGTGGGTTCTCGACGAAATTGCCAGCGGCGGCAAGCTATAA
- a CDS encoding ABC-F family ATP-binding cassette domain-containing protein, giving the protein MITLKNVVLRRSAKKLLDGATVNLNPGEKVGLVGRNGAGKSTLFALFNGTLHEDGGDFYVPKQWRMAQVAQDMPETDESATEFVVGGDTRLVEVRNTLAAIEAAYEANPDDADIGMELAHAYTDLADAGEHDAVPRAQALIQGLGFKTHELDGPVNSFSGGWRMRLQLARALMCPSDLLLLDEPTNHLDLDALVWLEAWLQRYQGTMIVISHDREFLDAVTDVTLHIANAQLTRYGGNYSAFETLRAEQMALQQTAFGKQQDKIAHLQKFIDRFKAKASKAKQAQSRVKALERMEKIAPLLAEADFTFEFKEPGNIPNPMLSISKASFGYVVDDVPKTILTDVSRSVQAGQRIGILGANGQGKSTLVKTIAREMGALAGEVTEGKGLNIGYFAQQELDVLRPQDNPLEHMMRMARELGSAVKERTGEQDLRSFLGSFNFSGDMVKQAVGTMSGGEKARLVLAMMVWQRPNLLLLDEPTNHLDLATREALAVALNEFEGTLMLVSHDRALLRSVCDEFWLVGRGAVADFDGDLDDYQRYLFEEAKRQREEAKVATREAAVAVKPIVAAPARVDQTKPIRKELAQVDEKLATAGAEKTSLEAKMAKQGKAADMADAGKRLKAVNEEITKLEERWLSLSDQLEGLLA; this is encoded by the coding sequence ATGATTACTCTTAAAAACGTCGTTCTGCGTCGCAGCGCCAAGAAGCTGCTCGACGGTGCCACCGTCAACCTCAACCCAGGCGAAAAAGTCGGGTTGGTCGGCCGCAACGGCGCCGGCAAGTCGACCCTGTTCGCGCTCTTCAATGGCACGCTGCACGAAGACGGCGGCGACTTCTATGTGCCCAAGCAATGGCGCATGGCACAGGTAGCGCAGGACATGCCCGAGACCGACGAGTCGGCCACGGAGTTCGTGGTCGGCGGCGACACGCGGCTGGTCGAAGTGCGCAACACCCTGGCCGCCATCGAGGCCGCATATGAAGCCAATCCGGACGATGCCGACATCGGCATGGAACTGGCACACGCCTACACCGACCTGGCGGACGCCGGCGAGCACGACGCGGTGCCGCGCGCGCAGGCGCTCATTCAGGGCCTGGGTTTCAAGACCCATGAGCTCGACGGGCCGGTCAACAGCTTTTCGGGCGGCTGGCGCATGCGCCTGCAACTCGCGCGGGCCCTCATGTGCCCGAGCGATTTGCTGCTGCTCGACGAACCGACCAATCACCTGGACCTCGACGCCTTGGTCTGGCTCGAAGCCTGGTTGCAGCGCTACCAGGGCACGATGATCGTCATCAGCCACGACCGCGAATTCCTCGATGCGGTGACCGACGTGACGCTGCACATCGCCAACGCACAGCTCACACGTTACGGCGGCAACTACAGCGCCTTCGAGACGCTGCGCGCCGAGCAAATGGCACTTCAGCAAACGGCATTCGGAAAGCAACAGGACAAGATCGCGCACTTGCAGAAGTTCATCGACCGCTTCAAGGCGAAGGCCAGCAAGGCCAAGCAGGCGCAAAGCCGGGTGAAAGCCCTGGAGCGAATGGAAAAGATCGCACCACTGCTGGCTGAAGCCGACTTCACATTCGAATTCAAGGAGCCGGGCAACATCCCGAATCCGATGCTGTCGATCAGCAAGGCGAGCTTCGGCTATGTGGTGGACGACGTTCCCAAGACCATCCTGACGGATGTAAGCCGTTCTGTGCAGGCTGGCCAGCGCATCGGCATCCTGGGCGCCAACGGCCAGGGCAAGTCGACGTTGGTCAAGACCATCGCGCGCGAAATGGGCGCGCTGGCCGGCGAAGTGACCGAAGGAAAGGGCCTCAACATCGGCTACTTCGCACAGCAAGAGCTCGACGTGCTGCGCCCGCAAGACAATCCGCTAGAACACATGATGCGCATGGCGCGCGAGCTCGGCAGCGCGGTCAAGGAGCGCACCGGCGAACAAGACCTGCGCAGCTTTCTGGGCAGCTTCAACTTCAGCGGCGACATGGTCAAGCAGGCGGTCGGCACCATGAGCGGCGGCGAAAAAGCGCGACTGGTGCTGGCGATGATGGTGTGGCAACGCCCTAACCTGCTGCTGCTCGATGAGCCTACAAATCACCTGGACCTGGCAACGCGCGAAGCACTGGCCGTCGCCCTCAACGAATTCGAGGGCACGCTGATGCTGGTGAGCCATGACCGCGCACTGCTGCGTTCGGTCTGCGACGAGTTCTGGCTGGTCGGGCGTGGCGCCGTTGCCGACTTCGACGGAGACCTGGACGACTATCAGCGTTACCTCTTCGAAGAAGCCAAGCGACAGCGCGAAGAAGCCAAGGTCGCCACGCGCGAGGCGGCGGTTGCCGTCAAGCCGATCGTTGCAGCGCCGGCGCGTGTCGACCAGACCAAGCCGATCCGCAAGGAGCTGGCGCAAGTCGACGAGAAGCTGGCGACAGCCGGCGCCGAGAAGACTTCGCTCGAAGCAAAAATGGCGAAGCAGGGCAAAGCCGCGGACATGGCGGACGCCGGCAAGCGTCTGAAAGCGGTCAACGAAGAGATCACCAAGCTCGAAGAGCGGTGGCTGTCGCTGTCGGATCAACTCGAGGGGCTGTTAGCCTGA
- a CDS encoding M14 family zinc carboxypeptidase, with the protein MTVLLEIELPRTLDVWVGELLAGAKGAKPGYSVGPAESVEGWLFEGTAARRAAEQQLAAAGIHSRFMSPYKPLVHHFLEHVDCNDLAHVVVHYPVHPNAPPRRFALEAYPLVDMVAGAELHLEPQAVAAGMPQYRVELRWHNGARRSDTVFAPNRVHVDALGETLLSPTAWLSVKHRDGSITEGRRESDYEALFRRAIECVQGHAWPGTEPYFERLDIRVDLPGIHYAPLQETGFLDTQEALHEDLYFSLMEIFQRRSGRPEGDRRMQPGQIVPDVRSSSGAIRLRIAVQSYPTIAAVTETAADVTTSVIGSKTGSGDVPLAKSVAPLAPARIASELSLIAGRRFEATTRQGRTVAGVYRAGTGPAVIISGAQHANETSGVVGALRAAKVLAQQPDAHFALIPLENPDGYALHRELCAHAPRHMHHAARYTALGDDLEYRDAAPWYEREARHQAVTLSGADLHINLHGYPAHEWTRPLSGYIPRGFGAWTIPKGFFLIVRHHAGWAERARQLATHVCKQLATRPALVAFNEKQLASYNAHAGDLPFEVIHGTACTISEVNRPGPALTLITEFPDETIYGDPFILAHDTQTATVLAAVEALGLISPSQ; encoded by the coding sequence ATGACCGTACTTCTGGAAATCGAACTGCCTCGCACACTCGACGTGTGGGTGGGCGAGTTGCTTGCCGGAGCGAAAGGCGCGAAGCCGGGCTATTCAGTGGGGCCGGCAGAGTCCGTAGAGGGCTGGCTCTTTGAAGGCACTGCCGCCCGGCGCGCGGCCGAGCAGCAGCTCGCGGCGGCTGGCATCCACTCACGCTTCATGAGCCCCTACAAGCCGCTGGTCCATCACTTTCTGGAACACGTCGATTGCAACGACCTGGCGCACGTGGTGGTTCACTACCCGGTGCATCCAAACGCGCCGCCGCGCCGCTTCGCGCTGGAGGCTTACCCACTGGTCGACATGGTTGCCGGCGCTGAACTTCACCTGGAGCCGCAGGCGGTTGCCGCCGGCATGCCGCAATACCGGGTCGAGCTGCGCTGGCACAACGGCGCCCGCCGCAGTGACACCGTGTTCGCGCCGAATCGGGTGCATGTCGACGCTCTAGGCGAAACGCTGCTCTCGCCGACCGCGTGGCTGAGCGTGAAACATCGCGACGGCAGCATCACCGAAGGTCGCCGCGAATCCGACTACGAAGCGCTTTTTCGGCGCGCCATCGAGTGCGTTCAAGGTCACGCGTGGCCCGGCACCGAACCGTACTTCGAACGGCTCGACATCCGCGTCGACCTGCCCGGCATCCACTACGCGCCGCTGCAGGAAACCGGCTTCCTCGACACGCAAGAGGCGCTGCACGAAGACCTGTATTTTTCATTGATGGAAATCTTTCAGCGTCGCAGCGGGCGGCCCGAAGGCGACCGGCGCATGCAGCCCGGACAGATCGTCCCGGACGTGCGTTCGAGCAGCGGCGCGATTCGACTGCGCATCGCGGTTCAAAGCTATCCAACAATCGCCGCGGTTACCGAGACAGCCGCAGATGTCACCACCTCGGTGATCGGCTCCAAAACCGGCTCTGGCGATGTGCCGCTTGCTAAATCGGTTGCGCCGCTGGCGCCCGCCCGCATCGCGTCAGAGCTGAGCCTCATCGCCGGTCGACGGTTCGAAGCCACGACGCGGCAAGGCCGCACCGTTGCTGGCGTCTATCGCGCGGGCACCGGGCCTGCGGTCATCATCAGCGGCGCGCAGCACGCCAACGAGACCTCAGGTGTGGTCGGCGCACTGCGCGCAGCCAAGGTACTCGCGCAGCAACCCGATGCGCACTTCGCGCTCATTCCGCTGGAAAACCCCGACGGTTACGCGCTCCACCGCGAGTTGTGCGCCCACGCACCGCGCCACATGCACCATGCCGCGCGCTATACCGCGCTGGGCGACGACCTCGAATATCGCGACGCGGCGCCCTGGTACGAGCGCGAGGCGAGGCACCAGGCGGTCACGCTGTCGGGTGCCGATCTGCACATCAACCTACACGGCTATCCGGCGCACGAATGGACTCGGCCCCTGAGCGGCTACATCCCGCGCGGCTTCGGGGCGTGGACGATTCCGAAGGGCTTCTTCCTGATCGTGCGCCACCACGCCGGCTGGGCCGAGCGCGCACGGCAGCTTGCGACACACGTCTGCAAGCAACTGGCAACACGGCCAGCGTTGGTCGCATTCAACGAAAAACAGCTCGCCAGTTACAATGCCCACGCCGGCGATCTTCCTTTCGAAGTCATCCATGGCACGGCCTGCACGATCAGCGAGGTCAACCGTCCGGGCCCCGCCCTGACGTTGATCACCGAGTTTCCTGACGAAACGATCTACGGCGATCCTTTCATTCTTGCCCACGACACCCAGACCGCCACGGTGCTGGCCGCGGTCGAAGCCCTGGGCCTAATTTCGCCGAGTCAATGA
- the pal gene encoding peptidoglycan-associated lipoprotein Pal: protein MLKRTIYSLAIVALIAGCSSGTKLNDAPVVDRTGGGMGQGSASGVAPVTIDPNAQNAQGPVGVARIIYFDYDSYTVKPEYQALIDGHARFLKANAQRRVSIEGHTDERGGREYNLALGQKRSEAVRRSLVLLGVNDAQIEAVSFGKEKPAATGAGEAVYAQNRRAEIFYK, encoded by the coding sequence ATGTTGAAACGTACGATTTATTCGCTGGCCATCGTGGCTTTGATCGCAGGCTGCTCGTCTGGCACCAAGCTGAACGACGCACCCGTTGTCGACCGCACTGGTGGCGGCATGGGACAGGGCTCGGCGAGCGGCGTGGCACCTGTCACGATCGATCCGAACGCGCAGAACGCGCAAGGCCCGGTCGGAGTCGCACGGATCATCTACTTCGATTACGACAGCTACACGGTGAAGCCCGAGTACCAGGCGCTCATCGATGGTCACGCACGCTTCCTGAAGGCGAACGCACAGCGTCGCGTTTCCATTGAAGGTCACACCGACGAGCGCGGTGGTCGCGAGTACAACTTGGCGCTGGGTCAAAAGCGCTCAGAAGCCGTGCGTCGCTCGCTGGTGCTCCTGGGAGTGAATGATGCCCAGATCGAAGCCGTGAGCTTCGGCAAAGAGAAGCCTGCTGCAACTGGCGCCGGCGAAGCGGTGTACGCGCAAAACCGCCGCGCTGAAATCTTCTACAAGTGA
- the dapE gene encoding succinyl-diaminopimelate desuccinylase produces MSRTLQLAEHLISRPSVTPEDGGCQQIIGERLAPLGFTLETIESGPTNFRVTNLWAKRIAATKSSGEQAKTLVFAGHTDVVPTGPVDQWTSHPFTPTHRDGKLYGRGACDMKTSIAAFVVAIEEFLKAVPEPGVSLALLITSDEEGPGVDGTVAVCNALAARGEVIDYCIVGEPTAVERCGDMIKNGRRGTMSGKLTVKGVQGHIAYPHLAKNPVHAFAPALAELVAINSAGGWDAGNASFQPTSWQVSNFHSGTGAGNVIPGAAVIDFNLRFSTESTVESLQQRVHAVLDAHALDYTLAWTIGGLPFLTQPGDLVEAVRAAIADETGIATELSTSGGTSDARFIAKICKQVIEVGPVNASIHKIDEHIDVASIETLKNIYRRTLERLDKSLA; encoded by the coding sequence ATGTCCCGAACCCTCCAGCTTGCCGAACACCTGATCTCACGCCCTTCGGTCACGCCCGAAGACGGCGGTTGCCAGCAAATCATCGGCGAGCGTTTGGCGCCCCTCGGCTTCACGCTGGAAACGATCGAAAGCGGGCCGACGAATTTTCGAGTCACCAATCTGTGGGCGAAGCGGATAGCCGCTACAAAGTCTTCGGGAGAGCAAGCCAAAACGCTGGTCTTCGCCGGCCACACCGACGTGGTGCCGACCGGCCCGGTCGACCAGTGGACCAGCCACCCCTTCACGCCAACCCATCGAGACGGCAAGCTGTACGGCCGCGGTGCCTGCGACATGAAGACATCCATCGCCGCCTTCGTGGTGGCGATCGAAGAGTTTCTGAAAGCAGTGCCCGAACCGGGTGTCTCTTTGGCGTTGCTCATCACCAGCGACGAGGAAGGTCCGGGTGTCGATGGCACGGTGGCGGTGTGCAACGCGCTGGCCGCGCGCGGTGAAGTCATCGACTACTGCATCGTCGGCGAGCCGACGGCCGTGGAGCGCTGCGGCGACATGATCAAGAACGGCCGTCGCGGCACGATGAGCGGCAAGCTGACGGTCAAGGGCGTGCAGGGCCACATCGCCTACCCGCATCTTGCAAAGAATCCGGTGCATGCGTTCGCGCCAGCGCTCGCCGAGTTGGTCGCCATCAACAGCGCAGGCGGCTGGGACGCCGGCAACGCGTCGTTCCAGCCGACGAGCTGGCAGGTCAGTAACTTTCACTCGGGCACCGGTGCCGGTAACGTGATCCCGGGCGCGGCCGTCATCGACTTCAACCTCCGCTTTTCGACCGAGTCCACAGTCGAATCGCTGCAGCAGCGCGTGCACGCCGTGCTCGATGCACATGCGCTCGACTACACGCTGGCGTGGACGATCGGCGGCCTGCCCTTCTTGACGCAACCGGGTGATTTGGTCGAAGCGGTTCGCGCCGCCATCGCCGACGAGACAGGCATCGCCACCGAGCTGTCGACCAGCGGCGGCACCAGTGACGCACGCTTCATTGCCAAGATCTGCAAGCAGGTGATCGAGGTGGGGCCGGTCAACGCCAGCATCCACAAGATCGACGAGCACATCGACGTCGCATCGATCGAGACGCTGAAGAACATCTACCGCCGTACGCTCGAACGGCTCGACAAGTCGCTGGCCTGA
- a CDS encoding PilT/PilU family type 4a pilus ATPase produces the protein MGTMERILRLMAERKASDIYLSAHSPALIRINGSCLPINAQILPADAPLNLLAEVVHESRIAELERMGELNMAIALEGAGNYRISAMRQRGTYAVVVRHIASTIPSFADLNLPDILKTLIMEKRGLILMVGATGAGKTTTLASMLDYRNENATGHILTVEEPIEFTYTNKKSMVNQRDVGSDTQSLNIALKNALRQAPDVIQIGEIRDRETMTAAIAYAQSGHLCVATLHANNSYRALNRILSFYPVEVRATLLGDLGGALRAIVAQRLLRQPSGSRVPALEVMLNTALVAELIEKGDFSAVKEAMEQSMAEGSQTFEEDIARLINEGRVSREEGLSQADSPTNLMWRLQNADAPKAPAAERALLDQVDEPTFTDITLDVRF, from the coding sequence ATCGGAACGATGGAGCGCATTCTTCGCCTGATGGCCGAGCGCAAGGCCTCGGACATCTACCTTTCGGCGCATTCACCCGCGCTCATCCGGATCAACGGAAGTTGCCTTCCGATCAACGCGCAGATCTTGCCGGCCGACGCGCCGCTCAACTTGCTGGCCGAAGTCGTGCACGAAAGCCGCATCGCCGAGCTCGAACGCATGGGCGAGCTCAACATGGCGATCGCGCTCGAAGGTGCCGGCAACTACCGCATCAGCGCAATGCGCCAGCGCGGCACCTATGCGGTGGTGGTGCGGCACATCGCCTCGACGATTCCGAGCTTTGCCGACCTCAATCTGCCGGACATCCTGAAGACGCTCATCATGGAAAAGCGTGGGCTGATCCTGATGGTCGGCGCGACCGGCGCCGGCAAGACGACCACGCTGGCGTCGATGCTCGACTACCGCAACGAGAACGCCACCGGCCACATCCTGACGGTCGAAGAGCCGATCGAGTTCACCTACACCAACAAGAAGTCGATGGTGAACCAGCGTGACGTGGGCAGCGATACGCAGTCGCTCAACATCGCATTGAAGAACGCACTGCGCCAGGCACCGGACGTGATCCAGATCGGCGAGATCCGTGACCGCGAGACGATGACCGCAGCCATCGCCTATGCGCAGTCGGGCCATCTGTGCGTCGCCACGCTCCATGCCAACAACAGCTACCGCGCGCTGAATCGCATCCTGAGTTTCTATCCGGTGGAAGTGCGCGCCACGTTGCTGGGCGACCTGGGCGGTGCCCTGCGCGCCATCGTGGCGCAACGCCTGTTGCGCCAGCCGAGTGGCTCGCGCGTGCCGGCACTCGAAGTCATGCTGAACACCGCGCTGGTGGCCGAGCTGATCGAAAAAGGCGACTTCTCGGCCGTCAAGGAAGCGATGGAGCAGTCGATGGCCGAGGGCTCGCAGACCTTCGAAGAAGACATCGCCCGCCTCATCAACGAAGGCCGCGTGTCGCGGGAAGAAGGCCTGTCGCAAGCCGATTCGCCGACCAACCTGATGTGGCGTCTGCAAAACGCCGACGCGCCCAAGGCGCCCGCCGCCGAACGCGCATTGCTAGACCAGGTCGATGAACCGACGTTCACAGACATCACGCTCGACGTCCGCTTTTAA
- the ybgF gene encoding tol-pal system protein YbgF: MRSVVMRHALAAAALACASLASVGAHAALFEDDEARRAILDLRQRVEAMREATNQRLTDENGQLRRSLLDLQSQIEAMRGDLARMTGQNEQLTRTVSDMQQKQTDVDDRLKKSEPSTVAVDGREFTADPKEKAEFDAALGVFRGGQFAQAQTAFAGFVKAHPQSGYNPSALFWLGNAQYATRNYNEAIANFRSMLSLAPDHAKAPEAVLSIANCQIELKDTRAARRTLEDLTKAYPQSEAAQAGRERLARLK; this comes from the coding sequence ATGCGCAGTGTTGTCATGCGGCACGCGCTCGCCGCTGCGGCGTTGGCATGCGCGTCGCTTGCATCGGTCGGCGCGCATGCTGCGCTGTTCGAGGATGACGAGGCGCGCCGTGCCATCCTGGACTTGCGGCAGCGTGTCGAAGCGATGCGCGAGGCCACCAACCAACGGCTCACTGACGAAAACGGTCAATTGCGGCGCAGTCTGCTCGATCTGCAGAGTCAGATCGAGGCCATGCGCGGCGACCTCGCTCGCATGACCGGCCAGAACGAACAGCTGACCCGCACCGTGTCCGACATGCAGCAAAAGCAGACGGATGTCGACGATCGTTTGAAGAAGAGTGAACCCTCGACCGTTGCCGTCGACGGACGCGAGTTCACCGCTGACCCTAAAGAAAAAGCGGAGTTCGATGCTGCACTCGGCGTCTTTCGCGGTGGTCAGTTTGCGCAGGCCCAAACGGCTTTCGCCGGCTTCGTGAAGGCCCATCCGCAAAGCGGCTACAACCCGTCGGCCTTGTTCTGGTTGGGCAATGCGCAATACGCGACGCGCAACTACAACGAAGCGATTGCTAATTTCCGGTCGATGCTGTCTCTGGCGCCCGATCACGCGAAGGCGCCGGAAGCCGTGCTGTCGATCGCCAATTGCCAGATCGAGCTCAAAGACACCCGCGCGGCTCGTCGCACGCTGGAAGACTTGACCAAAGCCTATCCGCAGTCCGAAGCCGCTCAGGCTGGACGCGAGCGCCTGGCGCGCTTGAAGTAG
- the prmB gene encoding 50S ribosomal protein L3 N(5)-glutamine methyltransferase: MQPMQSVRSVIELVEAGATQLTEAGVAFGHGTINAFDEAAWLVLWQLQLPIDDLDAVADRSVSPADQAKVAALLQRRIDTRQPAAYLTKEAWLQGVPFYVDERAIVPRSFIAELIVDGSIDYWLGEHTQRVLDLCTGNGSLAVLAAMTYPDVSVTAADISTEALEVAAINVARHALDARITLVASDALTRVTGPFDLILCNPPYVNTSSMKALPAEYRAEPELALAGGADGMDFIRTLFETAPAKMSESAVLVLEIGNERTHFEAAFPRLQAVWLETSAGEDQVLLLTRETLVRDLH; encoded by the coding sequence ATGCAACCGATGCAGTCCGTACGCAGCGTGATCGAGCTGGTGGAAGCCGGCGCAACGCAATTGACTGAGGCCGGCGTCGCCTTCGGACACGGCACCATCAACGCTTTCGACGAAGCCGCGTGGCTGGTGCTGTGGCAGCTGCAGCTGCCGATCGACGACCTCGACGCCGTGGCCGATCGGTCTGTGTCGCCAGCCGATCAAGCCAAGGTCGCGGCACTGCTGCAGCGGCGCATCGACACGCGCCAGCCCGCGGCCTATCTCACCAAGGAGGCGTGGCTGCAAGGCGTGCCGTTCTACGTGGACGAGCGTGCCATCGTGCCGCGCAGCTTCATCGCTGAGCTGATCGTCGATGGCAGCATCGACTACTGGCTCGGCGAGCACACGCAGCGGGTGCTCGATCTGTGCACCGGCAACGGCAGCCTGGCCGTGCTGGCCGCAATGACGTATCCGGACGTCTCGGTCACCGCCGCGGACATTTCCACCGAAGCGCTCGAAGTCGCCGCCATCAACGTGGCGCGGCACGCACTCGACGCGCGCATCACGCTGGTCGCCTCCGATGCACTGACCCGCGTGACCGGGCCGTTCGACCTGATCCTCTGCAACCCGCCCTACGTCAACACCTCCAGCATGAAAGCGCTGCCGGCGGAATACCGTGCCGAGCCAGAACTCGCACTGGCCGGAGGCGCCGACGGCATGGATTTCATTCGCACGCTGTTCGAGACCGCGCCCGCGAAGATGAGCGAGAGCGCTGTGCTGGTGCTTGAAATCGGCAACGAGCGCACGCATTTCGAAGCAGCGTTTCCGAGGCTGCAGGCCGTGTGGCTGGAAACCTCGGCCGGTGAAGACCAGGTGTTGCTGCTGACGCGCGAGACGCTGGTCCGCGACTTGCACTGA